One window from the genome of Rubinisphaera margarita encodes:
- a CDS encoding sulfatase, with translation MPNKLPPSRLSHASDSQTPLARWGWSRGLSGLFSVGVLLVCELSSASADAPEKEPRYNVLFIISDDLTSTALSCYGNTVCSTPNIDRLAAKGTRFTRAYCQGTYCGPSRASFLTGYYPHATGVLGYNSPRDAIGDRSTWPQHFKNHGYYTARVSKIFHMGVPGGIEAGTDGSDDPASWTERFNSPGPEWKAPGDGETLEGNPDGKKPVVGGNTFVVVEADGDDLVHSDGKTAAKACELIEQHREKPFFLGVGFVRPHVPFVAPRSYYEPFLPYSSMSLPEKIAGDWDDIPRAGINYKTSTNMKMDVRRQKKAVGGYYASVAFVDAQVGKVLNALEKAGLEDETIVIFTSDHGYHLGEHDFWAKVSLHEESALVPLIVRVPGQEPAVCRSLVELIDLYPTVASLCGLDVPERLQGQNIRSLLEDPTASIRDAAFCVNGRGFLLREDRWAYIQYGEQAENGMELFDMRKDPQQYTNLAGKPEYQPVVEAFHQKMAAKLEAVRANDLGRN, from the coding sequence ATGCCGAACAAACTTCCCCCGTCTCGTTTGTCTCACGCTTCCGACAGTCAAACCCCACTGGCGCGATGGGGCTGGAGTCGTGGCCTGAGCGGTCTCTTTTCTGTGGGCGTGCTCCTCGTCTGTGAACTTTCCTCGGCGTCGGCTGACGCTCCGGAGAAGGAACCCCGGTACAACGTGCTGTTCATAATTTCCGATGATCTCACTTCGACCGCACTTTCATGCTATGGGAATACAGTCTGTTCGACGCCAAACATCGATCGGCTGGCGGCGAAGGGAACCCGCTTCACGCGAGCCTACTGTCAGGGGACGTACTGTGGTCCGTCCCGCGCGTCCTTTCTGACCGGCTATTATCCGCATGCCACCGGCGTTCTCGGCTATAACAGCCCTCGGGATGCCATCGGCGACCGGTCGACCTGGCCGCAGCACTTCAAGAATCATGGCTACTACACCGCGCGTGTCAGCAAGATCTTTCACATGGGAGTGCCGGGAGGAATCGAAGCCGGAACAGACGGATCTGACGACCCGGCTTCGTGGACGGAGCGATTCAACAGTCCGGGGCCGGAATGGAAGGCTCCCGGCGACGGAGAGACACTCGAGGGCAATCCCGATGGCAAAAAGCCTGTTGTGGGTGGCAACACGTTCGTGGTCGTCGAGGCGGACGGCGACGATTTGGTCCACTCCGATGGCAAGACCGCTGCGAAGGCATGTGAACTGATTGAGCAGCATCGCGAGAAACCGTTCTTCCTCGGCGTCGGCTTCGTTCGCCCCCATGTGCCGTTCGTGGCACCGCGGTCGTATTACGAACCGTTCCTGCCTTATAGCAGCATGAGCCTGCCCGAAAAGATCGCCGGCGACTGGGACGACATTCCCAGAGCGGGGATTAATTACAAGACCAGCACCAATATGAAGATGGACGTGCGGCGGCAGAAGAAAGCCGTCGGCGGCTATTACGCATCGGTCGCGTTTGTGGACGCGCAGGTGGGGAAGGTGCTGAATGCTCTGGAAAAGGCAGGTTTGGAAGACGAGACGATTGTCATCTTCACGAGCGACCACGGTTATCATCTTGGAGAGCACGATTTCTGGGCCAAGGTCAGCCTGCACGAAGAGTCCGCACTGGTGCCGCTGATCGTTCGCGTCCCCGGCCAGGAACCAGCCGTCTGCCGGTCGCTGGTGGAACTGATCGACCTCTATCCCACCGTCGCGAGTCTGTGTGGACTCGACGTTCCCGAGCGTCTCCAAGGACAGAACATTCGGAGTTTGCTCGAGGATCCGACCGCCAGCATTCGCGACGCCGCCTTCTGCGTGAACGGTCGTGGATTCCTGCTGCGGGAAGACCGTTGGGCCTATATTCAGTATGGCGAGCAGGCGGAAAACGGGATGGAACTGTTCGATATGCGGAAGGATCCGCAACAGTACACGAACCTTGCCGGGAAGCCGGAGTATCAACCCGTCGTGGAAGCCTTTCATCAGAAGATGGCCGCGAAACTCGAAGCGGTCCGCGCGAACGATCTCGGACGCAACTGA
- a CDS encoding PepSY domain-containing protein: MMVVRRAHLYAGLFLLPWVFLYGITGAMFNHYDLLPEAKIESVPAGDASLKPMQRFPKPVELAEQIVAELRNSAGSVEIELADQPRVEFTNPLMFESKHPEGRRVVKIDPISGDAEIAVHPQLQEVPEPVLDVINQVQLESDPHDLALETARAILEPYSDGSSGDTVPLGWTKLNFLATVDGVPARITYVLKDGHVDVTRFTGEDGYSWRQYFLRLHTSHGQPPHWNARRLWSLVIDAMAIAMVIWGLSGLLMWWQIKRTRVIGGVVILLSLCTAAAFFFGMMDFYAATKL, translated from the coding sequence ATGATGGTAGTTCGACGCGCGCATCTCTACGCCGGTCTGTTTCTCCTCCCCTGGGTGTTTCTGTACGGAATTACGGGGGCGATGTTCAATCATTATGATCTTCTGCCCGAAGCGAAGATTGAATCCGTGCCGGCGGGAGATGCGTCCCTGAAGCCGATGCAGCGTTTTCCGAAGCCGGTGGAACTGGCAGAGCAGATCGTCGCTGAACTGCGGAACTCAGCGGGCAGTGTTGAAATCGAACTCGCCGATCAGCCGCGAGTCGAGTTCACCAATCCGCTCATGTTTGAGTCGAAACATCCGGAAGGACGGCGGGTCGTGAAGATCGATCCGATCTCGGGTGACGCAGAGATCGCGGTCCATCCACAACTGCAGGAGGTGCCGGAACCCGTCCTCGACGTGATCAATCAGGTTCAACTCGAGTCGGATCCTCACGATCTGGCACTGGAAACAGCCCGCGCGATTCTCGAGCCCTATTCAGACGGCAGTTCCGGGGACACGGTTCCGCTCGGCTGGACGAAACTGAATTTCCTGGCGACGGTAGACGGTGTTCCGGCTCGAATCACCTATGTACTGAAGGACGGACATGTGGATGTCACCCGGTTCACGGGAGAAGACGGCTACTCCTGGCGTCAGTATTTTCTGCGCCTGCATACTTCTCACGGACAGCCGCCGCACTGGAACGCGAGACGGCTCTGGTCGCTCGTGATTGATGCGATGGCAATTGCCATGGTCATATGGGGCCTCTCGGGGCTGCTGATGTGGTGGCAAATCAAGCGGACCCGAGTCATCGGCGGAGTCGTGATCCTGCTCAGTCTGTGCACAGCCGCCGCATTCTTCTTTGGGATGATGGACTTCTATGCGGCCACGAAGCTGTAA
- a CDS encoding DUF1559 domain-containing protein, with product MAMKQIHSPRRAAFTLIELLVVIAIIAILVALLLPAVQQAREAARRTQCKNNLRQVGLACHNYHSTYVTFPPGRVVYDGNDSTGSATKVVTGFLAMVLPFVEGSNLSDIYDQTYGFDDPANQEAVNTVVPLFICPSAPGERITPIYSGWNVGWTTDVSLLPPETGAASDYFGVRGVHHLDGAGLHIWESDVGVMNETGSKLRDITDGSSNTILLFEMAGKPEHWKLGKKQGTPTNAQFYQHGPWAGNNGVGIYNWSADGTSRGCDGCRNFINVDNMFSPYSFHQGTINVMLADGSTRSLSENVDYTTLVNLCRKQDGAVLGEF from the coding sequence ATGGCTATGAAGCAGATCCATTCTCCCCGCCGCGCTGCGTTCACACTCATTGAACTTCTTGTTGTAATCGCGATCATCGCCATTCTGGTGGCCCTGCTTCTCCCCGCCGTTCAGCAGGCGCGAGAGGCGGCTCGTCGCACTCAATGCAAGAACAATCTTCGCCAGGTTGGGCTGGCCTGCCACAACTATCATTCGACCTATGTCACGTTCCCGCCGGGACGCGTTGTTTACGACGGGAACGACTCGACGGGATCCGCAACGAAGGTCGTCACCGGCTTCCTCGCAATGGTCCTGCCGTTCGTGGAAGGCTCGAATCTGAGCGATATCTACGATCAAACCTACGGCTTCGATGATCCCGCTAATCAGGAAGCCGTGAATACGGTCGTGCCCCTCTTCATCTGTCCCTCCGCTCCAGGAGAACGGATCACTCCGATTTACTCCGGCTGGAATGTCGGCTGGACGACGGATGTTTCCCTTCTCCCGCCAGAAACCGGGGCGGCGTCTGACTACTTCGGGGTTCGCGGGGTTCATCATCTGGACGGTGCCGGACTGCACATCTGGGAGTCCGATGTCGGCGTGATGAATGAAACCGGATCGAAACTGCGGGATATCACCGATGGTTCCAGCAATACGATTCTGTTGTTCGAGATGGCTGGCAAGCCGGAGCACTGGAAGCTCGGCAAGAAGCAGGGGACTCCGACCAACGCACAGTTCTATCAGCACGGTCCCTGGGCCGGGAACAACGGAGTAGGAATCTACAACTGGTCAGCCGACGGAACTTCTCGCGGATGCGATGGCTGCCGGAACTTCATCAATGTTGACAATATGTTCTCGCCCTACAGCTTTCATCAAGGCACGATCAACGTCATGCTGGCTGACGGATCCACCCGAAGCCTTTCCGAGAACGTTGATTACACAACGTTGGTCAATCTCTGCCGGAAGCAGGACGGAGCGGTTCTCGGCGAGTTTTGA
- a CDS encoding S1 family peptidase, producing MSTVDRMLLHVVKIQTLGAGQCLTTATGFFYQQDGYLYLITARHVVDDPAQGHCPDQLGVSLHVDAENLSQTQLLSIPLYVAGVRQWYQHPSSDADLAAVTINDPHILSNFAVFPFRRADIVSRDTQVPLGQDALILGFPLGFQDTVHNLPIVRRALIASSFSHPFKNQPYFLTDARLHRGMSGSPVIARIAGDSRSSETPGSDWRLLGVHTSALDVSNRDPVQDDRLALNTSWYATLISEMLPRRSPANVSKSSRRGSNQSQ from the coding sequence ATGAGTACGGTCGATCGAATGCTACTCCATGTCGTCAAGATTCAGACACTGGGAGCCGGACAATGTCTGACCACCGCCACCGGCTTCTTCTATCAACAGGATGGCTACCTGTATCTGATCACGGCTCGGCACGTAGTCGATGATCCGGCCCAGGGGCACTGCCCCGATCAATTGGGAGTTTCGCTCCACGTCGATGCCGAAAATCTTTCCCAGACGCAACTGCTGTCGATTCCGCTGTATGTCGCGGGAGTTCGGCAGTGGTATCAGCACCCTTCGAGTGACGCGGACCTCGCTGCCGTCACGATTAATGATCCCCATATTCTCAGCAATTTCGCCGTCTTCCCGTTTCGTCGGGCCGACATTGTCAGTCGAGACACTCAGGTGCCGCTGGGTCAGGACGCACTGATTCTGGGCTTTCCACTCGGCTTTCAGGACACCGTGCACAACCTGCCCATCGTCCGCAGGGCCTTGATCGCCAGTTCATTCTCGCATCCTTTCAAGAACCAGCCGTATTTCCTGACGGACGCCCGCCTCCATCGCGGAATGAGCGGGTCGCCTGTAATCGCCCGGATTGCCGGCGACTCTCGAAGTTCGGAAACGCCCGGTTCCGACTGGCGTCTCCTGGGCGTTCACACATCGGCTCTGGACGTCTCCAACCGGGATCCGGTTCAGGATGATCGACTGGCGTTGAACACATCCTGGTACGCCACGTTGATCTCCGAAATGCTTCCACGCCGATCTCCCGCGAACGTGAGCAAGTCCTCCAGACGTGGCTCAAATCAGAGCCAGTGA
- a CDS encoding acyl-CoA desaturase: MSRLITLTAILVPFAGVILAATSAWGAGFQWVELGLLLGMYVVTVLGITIGFHRLFVHRSFETHRWMKVLWVILGSMAVQGSLFHWAARHRRHHQHADTPEDPHSPQYGGDGMGGFCKGFWHAHIGWLFAPNPPRLERYIKDLTSSRTLQVTSNLFFLWVLIGLLIPALIGGALNQSWSGFWAGFLWGGLVRIFLVHHVTWSVNSACHLWGRQTFKSDDESRNNFLFGMLALGEGWHNTHHAFPTSARHGLRWWEFDASYCVIRTMELVGFAWNVQIPSREMQMKKRRVQRQSDELAV, from the coding sequence TTGTCTCGTCTCATTACTCTCACGGCCATTTTAGTCCCCTTCGCGGGCGTCATTCTGGCCGCCACCTCTGCTTGGGGTGCAGGGTTTCAATGGGTCGAGCTGGGGCTGCTGCTGGGAATGTACGTGGTGACCGTACTTGGAATCACCATCGGCTTCCATCGACTCTTCGTTCATCGGTCGTTTGAAACACATCGCTGGATGAAAGTTCTCTGGGTCATTCTTGGCTCGATGGCTGTCCAGGGATCTCTTTTTCACTGGGCCGCCCGGCACCGTCGTCATCACCAACACGCCGATACGCCCGAAGACCCGCATTCCCCCCAATATGGTGGAGACGGCATGGGGGGCTTCTGCAAAGGCTTCTGGCACGCCCACATCGGCTGGCTCTTCGCTCCCAACCCGCCCCGCCTGGAACGGTACATTAAGGATCTCACATCCAGCCGGACCCTGCAGGTGACAAGCAATCTCTTTTTCCTATGGGTCCTCATTGGCCTGTTGATCCCGGCTCTGATCGGTGGTGCATTGAACCAGAGCTGGAGCGGATTCTGGGCAGGCTTCCTCTGGGGCGGACTGGTACGAATCTTTCTTGTTCACCACGTGACCTGGAGCGTGAATTCGGCCTGCCATCTCTGGGGGCGGCAAACCTTCAAGAGTGACGACGAGAGTCGCAACAACTTTCTGTTTGGAATGCTCGCTCTGGGAGAAGGCTGGCACAACACGCACCATGCCTTTCCAACATCGGCCCGACATGGACTCCGGTGGTGGGAATTCGATGCGAGTTACTGCGTCATCCGGACAATGGAACTTGTCGGCTTCGCCTGGAACGTTCAGATCCCCTCCCGCGAGATGCAGATGAAAAAACGCCGGGTTCAAAGGCAATCCGACGAACTGGCGGTGTAA
- a CDS encoding putative sensor domain DACNV-containing protein: MNNRPRVGEFCSQSRRHSERTRVGHVQEEELQEERVMGEYAFPAQVAEELLAEWNSSASSPCSSLPDKATLLQLLETCYHASLRTTELRTTQCVLAYVSAEKFDSMSLLRFEQPALLTASELVRLAPVTELHRTLIGCHRISGHLKVWGLCASTSAAQEIRGRISSTFSRRDELPADCLTISIEAPGALTVVRGGRELARLRDGKIIAANEHPFRRAEEPLGRFFLKIVDCILEATSTPAPAETLKLGPNGLLEVCFLTIAGILERIRVERHGGSIVLALSSLQGELAYRTYRVLEHTALSGQILAHCQSWESFRTVADLQMTDPSELDKFRAEAEIRLTSERLVRGVDRLSLLAAIDGAVLLDGSLRLEAFGVRFPLLLTPGTSIVDARTGLSYPCDEWGLRHQSIFSVCNHSDDSMGFVVSQDGSVKAVKSVDGCLTFWDGILD, encoded by the coding sequence ATGAACAACCGCCCGAGAGTCGGCGAGTTCTGTTCCCAATCGCGCCGCCACAGTGAGAGAACTCGGGTGGGGCATGTACAGGAAGAGGAACTCCAAGAGGAACGAGTAATGGGCGAGTATGCATTTCCAGCCCAAGTTGCCGAGGAACTCCTTGCCGAATGGAACTCGTCCGCATCTTCTCCTTGCTCCTCGCTGCCAGACAAAGCGACCTTGCTGCAGCTATTAGAAACCTGCTACCACGCTTCGTTGCGAACGACAGAGCTTCGTACCACGCAGTGCGTCCTGGCATACGTCTCCGCAGAGAAGTTTGATTCAATGTCACTGCTACGGTTTGAGCAGCCGGCTTTGCTCACGGCGAGCGAACTGGTGCGACTGGCGCCAGTGACCGAGCTCCACCGAACCCTGATCGGCTGCCATCGGATCTCCGGTCACCTTAAGGTCTGGGGCCTGTGTGCAAGCACATCCGCCGCACAGGAGATCAGGGGAAGAATCTCGTCGACATTCTCGCGACGAGACGAGCTTCCCGCTGATTGCCTGACGATTTCCATCGAGGCTCCAGGCGCGTTAACCGTCGTACGAGGTGGACGAGAGCTTGCCCGACTTCGAGATGGGAAGATTATAGCGGCGAATGAACATCCTTTTCGTAGGGCCGAAGAGCCACTCGGACGATTCTTTCTGAAGATCGTCGATTGCATTCTGGAGGCCACCTCAACTCCTGCTCCGGCGGAGACGCTGAAGCTTGGACCAAACGGGCTGTTGGAGGTCTGCTTTCTGACCATCGCCGGTATTCTCGAGCGAATTCGGGTCGAACGACATGGAGGCAGTATCGTTCTGGCCCTGTCTTCTCTTCAGGGTGAACTCGCCTACCGAACGTACCGGGTCCTCGAACACACCGCTCTCAGCGGACAGATTCTCGCTCATTGTCAATCCTGGGAGAGCTTTCGGACCGTTGCGGATCTCCAGATGACGGACCCGAGTGAGCTCGACAAATTCCGGGCGGAAGCGGAGATCAGACTCACGAGCGAACGCCTGGTTCGCGGCGTGGACCGCTTAAGCCTGCTAGCAGCCATCGACGGCGCTGTCCTTCTCGACGGCAGTCTGCGACTCGAGGCGTTCGGCGTCAGGTTCCCCTTGCTCCTTACTCCGGGAACTTCGATTGTCGATGCGCGCACCGGGCTGTCATATCCGTGTGATGAGTGGGGGCTCCGGCATCAGTCGATTTTCTCAGTTTGCAATCATTCAGACGATTCGATGGGCTTCGTTGTTTCCCAGGATGGAAGCGTGAAAGCCGTGAAATCAGTCGACGGGTGCTTGACGTTCTGGGATGGGATACTGGATTAG
- a CDS encoding flotillin-like FloA family protein — protein MEVPLLLLISAALLLGVLGLLSSYLSLWLQAYVSGVYIGLFPLVWMSLRHVNPKTVVRVKIMAAQAGLADIPLDELEAQYLAGGDIHRVTLALITANRARISLDWKTAAAIDLAGRDILEAVQVSVTPKLIYCPARGIEELKTLDGVAKDGIQLKVQAVVTVRTNLIQLIGGATESTVIARVGQGIVSAIGSCDTYRQALADPAVITRQVLAKGLDSQTSFAIVSIDIARIEVGENLGAKLRLIQATTDIRIAQAVAEKRRAMAIARQQEMVTLTKENGARLVLAEAQIPPAVSEAFRVGPFRHATRRTRAEHRVLATRGLRKRGSLRRGPSVVPAELSEQIELWESEGGTLYGKSVRHIAPADRL, from the coding sequence ATGGAAGTCCCATTGCTACTGCTAATCTCCGCGGCACTCCTTCTTGGAGTGCTGGGACTGCTGAGCAGTTATCTCTCTCTCTGGCTGCAGGCCTACGTCTCGGGCGTATACATTGGTCTGTTTCCCCTGGTTTGGATGTCGCTGAGACACGTGAATCCGAAAACGGTCGTGCGTGTTAAAATCATGGCCGCTCAGGCGGGACTGGCTGATATCCCGCTCGACGAACTCGAAGCTCAATACCTGGCGGGGGGAGATATTCACCGAGTGACACTGGCCCTGATTACCGCCAATCGCGCTCGGATCAGCCTCGACTGGAAGACCGCCGCGGCCATCGATCTTGCTGGTCGCGATATCCTTGAAGCGGTGCAGGTCAGTGTGACTCCGAAACTCATCTACTGCCCCGCTCGCGGCATCGAGGAGCTCAAGACGCTCGACGGAGTGGCCAAAGACGGGATTCAGCTTAAAGTCCAGGCAGTGGTGACGGTGCGAACAAACCTCATCCAGTTGATTGGCGGGGCCACGGAGTCGACCGTGATCGCACGTGTGGGACAGGGAATCGTTTCGGCAATCGGCTCCTGCGACACCTACCGTCAGGCGTTGGCGGACCCGGCGGTCATCACGCGTCAGGTACTGGCGAAAGGACTCGACTCACAGACGTCGTTCGCCATCGTATCAATCGATATTGCCCGGATTGAAGTCGGTGAGAACCTCGGGGCGAAGCTGAGGCTCATTCAAGCGACGACCGACATTCGCATCGCCCAGGCAGTCGCAGAGAAACGCCGAGCCATGGCCATCGCCCGGCAACAGGAAATGGTTACTCTGACGAAAGAGAACGGAGCCAGACTCGTCCTCGCCGAGGCTCAAATCCCTCCTGCAGTCTCCGAAGCATTTCGTGTCGGTCCGTTCCGGCACGCTACCCGACGAACTCGTGCCGAGCACCGTGTCCTCGCAACCAGAGGACTGCGAAAACGCGGATCACTCCGACGTGGTCCTTCCGTCGTGCCGGCTGAGTTGTCCGAGCAGATCGAGCTCTGGGAATCTGAAGGCGGAACGCTCTACGGAAAATCCGTGCGACACATTGCTCCAGCGGACAGGCTATAG
- a CDS encoding efflux RND transporter periplasmic adaptor subunit, with translation MWLRIVGSVFACACILGAAAGAIVVINNTEPTARQTKATRKSAALVETVVAERGTYSPTISVLGTVEPAQEIVLSPRVSGQVTSLSPKFVPGGMVNVGDPLMRIDPTDFRNALSIRKSELDQVEASLQIEEGRQLLAQQELELLQDTIKDLNRSLVLREPQIASIRAELAAAKAEMERAQIDLDRTDITAPFDAQILSRSVNVGSQVSPGDELAQLVGVDEYWIMASVPMRSLRWIQFPDVDGQSSPVTLRNPDTWPPGVERKAEVARLIGTLDEQTRLARVLITVPDPLGREEDVPALILDTLMETEIQGRPLEDVVRVEREYVRDNDTVWILKEGQLEIREVEIAYRDALFAYITAGLDGGEEIVMTNLATVAEGIRLRKPDAPPESPETASEETVE, from the coding sequence ATGTGGCTTCGGATTGTGGGCTCTGTTTTCGCATGTGCCTGCATTCTCGGGGCGGCAGCCGGGGCAATCGTGGTGATCAACAACACCGAGCCGACGGCCAGGCAGACAAAGGCGACGCGGAAATCCGCGGCGCTGGTTGAGACTGTCGTTGCGGAGCGAGGGACGTATTCTCCCACGATTTCTGTGCTGGGAACGGTGGAGCCGGCCCAGGAGATTGTGCTCAGCCCGCGCGTCAGCGGACAGGTCACGTCTCTTTCTCCGAAGTTCGTCCCGGGCGGAATGGTGAATGTCGGCGATCCTCTGATGCGGATTGATCCGACCGACTTCCGCAATGCACTCTCGATCAGAAAGAGCGAGCTCGATCAGGTCGAAGCCTCTCTGCAGATTGAGGAGGGGCGTCAGCTTCTTGCCCAGCAGGAACTGGAACTGCTCCAGGACACGATTAAAGATCTGAATCGCTCGCTCGTATTGCGTGAGCCCCAGATCGCTTCGATTCGTGCCGAGCTCGCCGCAGCCAAAGCGGAGATGGAACGGGCACAGATCGACCTCGACAGGACCGACATTACAGCCCCGTTCGATGCACAGATTCTAAGTCGTTCGGTGAATGTTGGCTCGCAGGTTTCCCCCGGCGACGAACTGGCTCAACTCGTGGGGGTGGACGAGTACTGGATCATGGCCTCGGTCCCGATGCGAAGCCTTCGCTGGATTCAATTTCCCGACGTGGATGGTCAAAGCTCTCCAGTGACCCTCCGGAATCCCGATACCTGGCCCCCGGGGGTCGAGCGGAAAGCGGAAGTCGCCCGGCTCATTGGCACGCTCGATGAGCAGACACGACTGGCGCGGGTTCTGATTACGGTTCCCGACCCGCTGGGACGCGAAGAGGATGTGCCCGCGCTCATCCTCGATACACTGATGGAAACCGAGATCCAGGGGCGTCCGCTCGAGGATGTTGTGCGCGTCGAACGTGAGTATGTTCGCGACAACGACACGGTCTGGATTTTGAAGGAGGGTCAGCTCGAGATTCGCGAAGTCGAGATCGCCTATCGGGACGCTCTATTCGCCTATATTACAGCGGGGCTGGATGGCGGAGAAGAAATCGTGATGACCAATCTGGCGACCGTTGCCGAAGGGATTCGTCTGCGAAAACCTGACGCCCCGCCGGAGTCCCCCGAAACCGCCAGCGAGGAAACGGTCGAGTGA
- a CDS encoding TolC family protein → MLLQTLICGCARREVVVAFHAPPDYFSESGEALPSDRWWREFGDENLDHQVEASLSGNYSLDAALHRFQAARFVARREASDFFPDVNYFTGFDGLIQTDGPDSGEFIFGTNMAYQVDLWGEIESRVEAQRFRADATREDYDAIALALSAEVAATYFSLIQSHAEYALLQQQTLANSLALANQEYRFRIGLIRSPDVLRQRQLVDSTREQEVVALARIKVLEHRLAVLQGRPAQKAIYDVGETLPGLPPLPKTGLPAELVQRRPDVRSAFFAVQAADRDLASAITRQYPRLNLTATVVSTTESAEFLFKEWIVSLSAQLIGPLIDGGERRAEVQRNNAVVRQRLDEYEQTVVNAFREVEDALSEERYLLQRIELLESQLKNARLASEQLSKQYSVFDVDYLDLLSATQTEQRLQRENLAARLALILNRVQLYLALAGRIDPHNYLPPEACPVESPTDG, encoded by the coding sequence ATGCTACTGCAGACGTTGATCTGCGGTTGCGCGCGGCGTGAGGTCGTTGTCGCGTTTCACGCTCCGCCCGATTATTTCTCTGAGAGCGGGGAGGCTCTGCCCTCGGATCGCTGGTGGAGGGAATTCGGCGACGAGAATCTGGACCATCAGGTGGAGGCATCGCTCAGCGGAAACTACTCCCTCGATGCGGCACTGCACCGCTTTCAGGCGGCCCGCTTCGTGGCCCGTCGGGAAGCCTCCGATTTCTTTCCGGATGTCAACTACTTCACCGGATTCGATGGCCTCATCCAAACGGATGGCCCGGACTCAGGCGAATTCATCTTTGGGACCAATATGGCCTATCAGGTCGACCTGTGGGGCGAGATCGAGTCCCGCGTCGAGGCCCAGCGTTTTCGCGCCGATGCGACTCGGGAAGATTACGACGCGATCGCTCTGGCACTATCGGCGGAAGTCGCGGCGACCTATTTTTCTCTGATTCAATCGCACGCCGAGTATGCATTGCTGCAACAGCAGACTCTGGCCAACAGTCTGGCCCTGGCGAATCAGGAATACCGATTTCGCATCGGTCTGATTCGCAGTCCCGATGTTTTGCGGCAGCGGCAGCTGGTCGATTCGACGCGGGAACAGGAAGTTGTGGCGCTGGCCCGCATCAAAGTGCTGGAGCACCGGCTCGCTGTTCTGCAGGGGCGGCCTGCACAGAAAGCGATCTACGATGTCGGAGAGACCTTACCGGGGCTCCCTCCGTTGCCGAAGACCGGATTGCCGGCTGAACTCGTGCAACGTCGACCTGATGTTCGCAGTGCCTTCTTCGCCGTTCAGGCCGCCGATCGTGATCTCGCATCGGCAATCACCCGTCAGTATCCACGTCTCAATTTGACGGCAACGGTCGTATCGACGACTGAGAGTGCAGAGTTCCTCTTCAAGGAATGGATCGTCTCGTTGAGTGCCCAGCTGATCGGACCGCTGATCGATGGCGGCGAACGGCGGGCTGAGGTTCAGAGAAACAACGCAGTGGTCCGACAACGGTTGGACGAATACGAGCAGACGGTCGTGAATGCGTTTCGCGAAGTCGAAGATGCACTCTCTGAAGAGCGATATCTGCTGCAACGGATCGAACTGCTCGAATCGCAGTTGAAGAACGCGCGACTGGCCTCGGAACAGCTCAGCAAGCAGTACTCGGTTTTCGACGTCGACTACCTCGACCTGCTAAGTGCCACTCAGACAGAACAACGCTTGCAGCGTGAAAATTTAGCTGCCAGACTGGCGTTGATCCTGAATCGCGTCCAACTCTATTTGGCGCTGGCGGGACGCATCGATCCTCATAACTACCTGCCGCCTGAGGCATGTCCTGTGGAAAGTCCGACCGATGGCTGA
- a CDS encoding sensor histidine kinase, translated as MEEFNRTDEFLAMLGHEMKSSLSALTGALRLWSKDDAGVMDDLRHIMERQVRQLTRLSDDLLDTARIARGELDLRREPLSLQPVIREVCNEIRPLIDQCGRTLAVNMPETPIVIEGDEARLRQVFSNLLHDAISFTEQDGELEISLEPEADKVVVRIRDNPRGMNEESHRTLIGAGRRANSSTTSDGDQGIGMTLAKAIVEPHGGSVSVQNAGPGHGREFSVMLPRTNTLPIEQEAPRHPETIDIVSSQTGTVRNGHRQTT; from the coding sequence ATGGAAGAGTTCAATCGCACAGACGAGTTTCTGGCCATGCTGGGCCATGAGATGAAAAGTTCATTGTCTGCCCTGACCGGTGCCCTGCGGCTGTGGTCTAAAGACGACGCCGGGGTCATGGATGACCTGCGACACATCATGGAACGTCAGGTCCGTCAACTGACACGACTCAGCGACGATCTTCTGGACACCGCACGAATTGCGCGGGGAGAACTCGATCTGCGCCGCGAGCCGCTTTCGCTTCAGCCAGTCATTCGAGAGGTTTGCAACGAGATTCGGCCTCTCATTGATCAATGCGGACGCACGTTAGCGGTCAACATGCCTGAGACACCAATCGTAATTGAGGGCGATGAAGCCCGTCTGAGGCAGGTGTTCTCAAACTTGCTCCACGATGCGATCTCGTTCACTGAGCAGGACGGCGAGCTTGAGATCTCGCTCGAACCGGAAGCGGACAAGGTCGTTGTGCGAATCCGCGACAACCCTCGCGGGATGAACGAAGAATCGCACAGGACTCTGATTGGAGCAGGTCGTCGAGCGAATTCCTCTACGACATCAGACGGCGACCAGGGGATCGGCATGACACTCGCCAAGGCCATTGTTGAACCCCATGGGGGCTCAGTCAGCGTCCAGAACGCGGGCCCCGGGCATGGTCGTGAGTTTAGCGTGATGTTGCCGCGGACAAATACGCTCCCGATAGAACAGGAGGCGCCTCGCCATCCGGAGACCATTGACATCGTTTCTTCGCAGACTGGAACCGTCCGGAACGGTCACCGGCAGACAACCTGA